In Ostrea edulis chromosome 10, xbOstEdul1.1, whole genome shotgun sequence, one genomic interval encodes:
- the LOC130046610 gene encoding leucine-rich repeat transmembrane protein FLRT3-like isoform X2, translating into MLPNGIFDVLTKLETLNLGNNNITTLPNGIFDALTKLQKLGLYGNPLICNCPLVDIVLLVKRRRLQWILGPSCHSPVTLRKTLLKDLKLQEVICDSDSTTGSIRVETRVPGTYFGSI; encoded by the exons ATGTTACCAAATGGAATTTTTGATGTATTGACGAAGCTAGAGACACT AAACTTGGGTAACAATAACATAACAACGTTACCAAATGGAATCTTTGATGCATTGACGAAGCTACAGAAAct TGGATTATATGGAAACCCTCTAATTTGCAATTGTCCATTAGTCGACATTGTTCTCTTGGTGAAAAGAAGACGATTACAGTGGATTCTCGGTCCTTCCTGTCACAGCCCTGTGACTCTAAGAAAAACATTGCTGAAGGACCTGAAACTTCAAGAAGTAATTTGTGATTCAG ATTCCACCACCGGTTCTATCCGCGTGGAAACAAGAGTTCCTGGTACGTATTTTGGATCAATTTAA